The stretch of DNA TTTTGCCCGAGGTTCAAGTGATGATAAAGGTCAGGTGTTTATGCACTTGGCTGTATTTGAAGCTTATTTAAAGACAGCAGGAAAGCTTCCGGTTAATGTCAAAGTTTGTATTGAAGGGGAAGAGGAGATCGGTAGTGAAAATTTATATGATCTTCTACAAAAAAATAAAGAAAAATTCAAGGCAGATTTTGCAGTTATTTCTGATTCTGGAATGGCAGAAAAAAATCAACCAACGATTTTATATGGTTTAAAAGGCTTTACTGGTATCGAAATTAAAGTAACTGGTCCAGATCATGATTTACATTCTGGAATGTATGGTGGAGCAGTTAGAAATCCAATTATGGCTTTAAGTCATATCTTATCGTCTTTAAAAGATAAAGACGAGGTAATCACTGTAGAAGGTTTCTATGACAATGTGGAAGACATTTCAGATGAAGAGCGTAAATTAATGGATCAGGCACCAGGTGAAGACTTTATTCATGCTACCGGTATCCCTGAAGTTGCATCAGAAAAAGGGTATACAGCGAAGGAACATACAATGGGTAGACCAACGCTAGAAGTAAACGGAATTTATGGAGGATATCAAGGAGAAGGTACAAAGACAATTATTCCATCAACTGCCACAGCAAAAATCACTTGTAGATTAGTGCCAGGGCAAGATCCAGTAGATATTCAGGATAAATTAGTCAATCATGTAAATAATTCTACGCCTTCAGGTGTTACTGTAGAAGTGAAGAAAGAAAAACTCTCTGCTAAAGCGTATAAGGTGGAACCGACACATCCATTGATACAAAAAGCAGCCAAAAGCTACACAAAAGCGTTTAATAAAGATACGGTTTTCTTACGCATGGGTGGTTCCATTCCTGTTGTAGAATGGTTTGAATCTATTTATCAATTCCCTATTGTATTATTAGGTTTTGGAACACCTGAAGATCGTTTGCACTCACCAAACGAAAGTTTTCCATTAGATAGTTTTGATAAAGGTATGGAAACGCTCGTATACTATTGGAGTGAATTGTAATTACGATATATTTACGAATTGGCTATATTATAATATCGGGAAATAAAGCGTTTATTTAAGGAGGGGTCAGGCATGAAAGCAGCAATAGTAACAGGAGTATCAAAAGGATTAGGAGAATCCATTGCAAAGCTGTATTTAGAATCGGGAGTAATGGTAATTGGAATATCACGCACTGATAACAAGAATTTATATTCAATAGCTGAAAACAACAATACAGAATTTCATCATGTAGCTTGTGATTTATCGGATTTAAGTGAATATGATTCAGCACTTAACAAAGTGGATGAAATACTTTTCCAAGATCAAGTAGAATTAGGTACGATATATTTAGTGAATAATGCAGGTATCGTTGATCCAATAGACCAAGCAAAAAATATCACTAACGATACATTACAAAAGCATTTACAAGTGAATACTTTCGCACCAATGGCTTTTACAAATTATTATTTAAAAAAAGCAGAGGAGCGTCAAGTTACATTAATTACTGCAATCGTCACATCCGGCGCAGCCAAGAAGCCTAAATTTGGATGGAGTGCTTACTGTTCTTCTAAAGCAAGTATGAACATGTATACAGAAACGGTTGCTCTTGAACAAGATGAAGAGCAGACTGGGAACCAAATTATTGCTTTTAGCCCTGGAGTAATGGATACAAACATGCAGGAAACAATCCGTTCTAGCTCAAAAGAGGCTTTTAAAGATGTAGAAGATTTCAAGGGACTAAAAGATAATAATCTATTGAAGGATACAGATTTAATTGCAGGTGTTTTAATTGATATTATGACTGATGAAAAGATACAAAATGGAAAAATTTATGATGTCAAAGATTATATTTAAGTGCGATTTCCAAAAGAAGGATGGAAAGGTACAAGAAGATCGAGGCTACATAGCTTGAGGTCCAGAACACATACCTTTAATTCATGAGGAAAGGAAATGCAAGCAGCGAGCTTTCACAGGATATGGTGGTTTCTGCGTTGCCCCACAGGCGATAGGGGGCGATTTTAGCTGAAGATCCTCCTGATAAATGTCTATTTTCGCCAGACTTATGGAACTACCTCTTTAAGAAATTTACCTATTAAAAATTAAAAAAATAGTTATTCGCCCTCCCAAAACTGATGAATCCGCATAAAGTAAATTAGATTCAAATAGAGGAGGTAACAAACATGGGTAAAGATCATCATGGTGAAAACTTTGGCTCCGCTGGCTTTGCATTGCTAGTAGTGCTGTTTATCTTGCTTGTCATCATAGGAACTGCATACTCTGGTGGAGACAAATGCGGTGGCTATTGTGGCGGCGGCTACGGCTGGTAGTCAATAAATTTAAAAATGAAATCTAAGAAAGCTTGTAGCCAACGCTACAAGCTTTTTGTTAGTCTAGGAAATTTAAAAATTTTGGGGCTGCGGATAAACAACTAAGTTATTTAGCCACGTCCAGCTCCAGCGACCATCACCTATTGTCCTTCCGGAAACCTCCTTATGATAAAGAAGACTGCCGAATGTCCTTTGTGAGGCATAGTCGCACTTATACCCTTGCGGTGAAAGTCAACATCGATTCGCATACGCTTATCGTGTTTCCTTTATCTCAAAGAAATAAAGAAGTTCGACCAGTCGAACCACCCCTTGAAAACCAGGGGCGCAGGACATACGGTGATTAACGGGCGCTTGCGCTTTTGTTCTAGAAATTAATTTCTTGAAACACTTGATGATTGATTCGTTTATACATATATCGATGAGCCAAGAATATTCCCAGCAATACGACAGCAAAGAGAATAACGGCCAATAGATAAACATTCGATAGGTCGATACTCCATAGTACAATGGTGATCAAACCAAAAATAACAACTTGCATAAGAAAACCAAAAAACGGAACAAATCGATTTTTAAATAATTCTTGTTCATCTGTCCAATTTAATTTTGGTTGGTTCATATCAAGTATGATTCCAATACAACTAGAAAACCAATTAATTGCAAGGAATACTACTCCCCATAACATAAGTACCTTTATTGGGAGACCTATAATAATACCAATGATGAATAGTAATATCATAGGTAATAAACCAATTAGATAAGATACAATCAATTTACAATGAATTACTTGTTTTTGATCAAGTGGAAGAAATAAATTAGCTTTCCACGTTTTACCTTCTCGAGAAATGGCAGTTGCAGCAGTCATGTTAATGCTTACCATAAAGACAGTAACAATAAACAAAATCAATAGAATATTTTTTTCTGGTATTGATTCTGTAATATTGCCTGTTAGTCCACTTCCAAAGTCCAAGAAGAAAATAACCAATAAAAATACTGGCATAAATAATGATTGAACAACACATTGGGTAAGAAATGTCGGTGTTCTTAAGAGAATACGTAAATCCTTTTTGATATATGATTTCCAAATTGGTTGAGAAGTAATGGATTTATCTAATTTTTTCTTAGACATTTTTCCACTACCACCGCTACTCATACCTAGTACGCCTTTTAGATATAGTTTTTGTCCAAGTAATGCAAAAAGTATGATTGCTAATCCACTCAGTATTATCATTAAAAATATAAAAAGAAATCCAGTAATTGATTCTGCTTGATGCAAGCTATTTGCTGAAAACCATGCTGGCGGATAGAAATAGGTAATCCATTGTAATAGCCCTTCTTGTTGTTGCATCATTTGACCAATCGATTCCATTAATTCAGATTCATCCGTATTGAGTCGTACGATTACATTTATTAAAATAACAGCCGCAAGCGAGAATACACCTGCAAATATTTTTGAGCGATCCTTATTTTTAGCGATATTTACATAGCGCATGACAAACATTAAAATCACAGAAGCGATTACAAAAGGAATTACTGGCAATAGAATAAATAAAAGGATTCCATAAATATAGTAAAGTATTGATCCATTACTAATATTTCCATAAATAATCATCATAGGTAGGTAGGTAATTCCTGATAATAAATATGAGTAAATCAAAGGACTTGCTGCTTTTCCTAATAAAATTTGGTATGGGTGTAAAGGAAAAGGGATGTACGCCTCTACATCATCTGCAAAATAAAAAGCAGTTAATACTGAAACAATACAAGTAATGAATAAAATAATGCTTATTCCGACGAAAAGTAGACCAAGTATCATCGATTGCTGCTGTAGAGGTGCAAACACATTATAAATAGCACTAATTAAATTATTATACAGTGTAAAAATTAATCCGAGAAACGGAATGAAAAATAATCCAGCAACGATATACAACCATGCATAGCTATTTTTGCTTGTCGAAGTGTATTGCATCTTTAACATAATACGGATGACTTTCCATGTCTTACTCATCATTGGTCAACTCCAAGAATACATTTTCAAGGGATTGATCTGTTGCATATTCTTGTTGGAGCTGTTCCACCGTCCCATAAAAAATTAGTTTACCTTTATTAATAATTGCAACTTCATCACATAGTTGTTCCACGACCTCAAGTCCATGGCTAGAAAAGAAGACTGTATTCCCTTTGTCAGCGTGTTCTCGCATCATAAGTTTTAAAGAATGAGAAGATTTAGGATCTAATCCGGTTAACGGTTCATCGAGAATCCAAATATCTGGATCATGTAATAGTACACCTGTTACCATTATTTTTTGACGCATACCATGTGAATAGCTTTGTATGTAATTTCCTAATGCATCATGAATAGAAAATTGTTTTGTAAAGTATTCAATTCTTTCTTTTCGTATTTCAGCGGGTATTTCATAAATATCTGCTATAAAATTTAAATATTCCATTCCTTTTAATCTAAGGAACATATCAGAACGGTCTGGAACTAATCCGAATATTTTCTTTGCTTCTAGTGGCTGTTTTTCAATATCAAGTCCATTTAAAGTAATGGAGCCTGAATCAATTGGTAAAATCCCTGTCATCATATTAATAGTGGTGGATTTTCCAGCACCATTTGGCCCTAAGAAACCAATGATTTTTCCATTGGGAATCGTCAAATTTAAATTTTGGATGGCTGTTTTTCCCTCAAATTCTTTTGTAACTTGGTTTATTTCGATCAATGTGTTCCCTCGCTTTCCAAAGTCTGTATTACTGTTCGAAAAAAAGTTCATATGTTAGAATTTACATTGGAATAACTAACGAATGAGCTATGCATAGTATTAGTATAACGTACTTATAGATAGAATTGGAGAGGAAGAAGTTAATGATTTCAAGAAAAAGTAAGCGAGAAGTAGAGCAAATGCAAGCTGCTGCAGATGTTCTAGTTGCCTGTCATAAAGAAATTGCAAAAATGATTAAACCGGGTATTTCAACGATTGAAATAGATAACTTTGTTGAAGGCTTTTTAGAAAAACATGGTGCTACTCCTGAACAAAAAGGCTATAATGGTTATCCTTATGCAATTTGTGCATCGTTAAATGATGAGATCTGCCATGGGTTTCCTACTGAAAAACCATTAAAGGATGGAGATATAGTAACCATTGATATGGTTGTTAATTTAAATGGTGGTCTAGCTGATTCAGCTTGGACATACGCTGTCGGTAACGTAGATGAAAAAGGAAAACGGTTAATCGATGTGACCAAAGAAGCGCTTTATAAGGGGTTAGAACAGGCACAGCCAGGTAATCGAATAGGTGATATCGGTCAT from Oceanobacillus iheyensis HTE831 encodes:
- a CDS encoding putative ABC transporter permease subunit encodes the protein MMSKTWKVIRIMLKMQYTSTSKNSYAWLYIVAGLFFIPFLGLIFTLYNNLISAIYNVFAPLQQQSMILGLLFVGISIILFITCIVSVLTAFYFADDVEAYIPFPLHPYQILLGKAASPLIYSYLLSGITYLPMMIIYGNISNGSILYYIYGILLFILLPVIPFVIASVILMFVMRYVNIAKNKDRSKIFAGVFSLAAVILINVIVRLNTDESELMESIGQMMQQQEGLLQWITYFYPPAWFSANSLHQAESITGFLFIFLMIILSGLAIILFALLGQKLYLKGVLGMSSGGSGKMSKKKLDKSITSQPIWKSYIKKDLRILLRTPTFLTQCVVQSLFMPVFLLVIFFLDFGSGLTGNITESIPEKNILLILFIVTVFMVSINMTAATAISREGKTWKANLFLPLDQKQVIHCKLIVSYLIGLLPMILLFIIGIIIGLPIKVLMLWGVVFLAINWFSSCIGIILDMNQPKLNWTDEQELFKNRFVPFFGFLMQVVIFGLITIVLWSIDLSNVYLLAVILFAVVLLGIFLAHRYMYKRINHQVFQEINF
- a CDS encoding ABC transporter ATP-binding protein, which gives rise to MIEINQVTKEFEGKTAIQNLNLTIPNGKIIGFLGPNGAGKSTTINMMTGILPIDSGSITLNGLDIEKQPLEAKKIFGLVPDRSDMFLRLKGMEYLNFIADIYEIPAEIRKERIEYFTKQFSIHDALGNYIQSYSHGMRQKIMVTGVLLHDPDIWILDEPLTGLDPKSSHSLKLMMREHADKGNTVFFSSHGLEVVEQLCDEVAIINKGKLIFYGTVEQLQQEYATDQSLENVFLELTNDE
- a CDS encoding (S)-benzoin forming benzil reductase; translated protein: MKAAIVTGVSKGLGESIAKLYLESGVMVIGISRTDNKNLYSIAENNNTEFHHVACDLSDLSEYDSALNKVDEILFQDQVELGTIYLVNNAGIVDPIDQAKNITNDTLQKHLQVNTFAPMAFTNYYLKKAEERQVTLITAIVTSGAAKKPKFGWSAYCSSKASMNMYTETVALEQDEEQTGNQIIAFSPGVMDTNMQETIRSSSKEAFKDVEDFKGLKDNNLLKDTDLIAGVLIDIMTDEKIQNGKIYDVKDYI
- the map gene encoding type I methionyl aminopeptidase, which gives rise to MISRKSKREVEQMQAAADVLVACHKEIAKMIKPGISTIEIDNFVEGFLEKHGATPEQKGYNGYPYAICASLNDEICHGFPTEKPLKDGDIVTIDMVVNLNGGLADSAWTYAVGNVDEKGKRLIDVTKEALYKGLEQAQPGNRIGDIGHAIQTFAEAEGFSVVRDFTGHGIGPTIHEDPHIPHYGLPNKGLRLKEGMVITIEPMINEGAWQSKMDDNGWTARTIDKGRSAQFEHQIFITENGPLIFTEQDK
- a CDS encoding dipeptidase, which gives rise to MSEKALRYLQEHREDMLNRLYRFLSIPSVSTDSKHKQDIGKAADFLITYLEELSFTNIEKVETEGHPLVYGEYMEAGEDAPTVLLYGHYDVQPVDPIELWDSDPFKPELRDGRIFARGSSDDKGQVFMHLAVFEAYLKTAGKLPVNVKVCIEGEEEIGSENLYDLLQKNKEKFKADFAVISDSGMAEKNQPTILYGLKGFTGIEIKVTGPDHDLHSGMYGGAVRNPIMALSHILSSLKDKDEVITVEGFYDNVEDISDEERKLMDQAPGEDFIHATGIPEVASEKGYTAKEHTMGRPTLEVNGIYGGYQGEGTKTIIPSTATAKITCRLVPGQDPVDIQDKLVNHVNNSTPSGVTVEVKKEKLSAKAYKVEPTHPLIQKAAKSYTKAFNKDTVFLRMGGSIPVVEWFESIYQFPIVLLGFGTPEDRLHSPNESFPLDSFDKGMETLVYYWSEL
- a CDS encoding YjcZ family sporulation protein; the protein is MGKDHHGENFGSAGFALLVVLFILLVIIGTAYSGGDKCGGYCGGGYGW